A window of Gloeocapsa sp. PCC 73106 contains these coding sequences:
- a CDS encoding tRNA-(ms[2]io[6]A)-hydroxylase, whose product MSLNKCTNIFLMLLPTTTKINIIKEPTSSAWLTQALANLETILLDHSHCERKAAGVALNFLFRYPSYQDLVRQLTAIAREELEHFELVNQWLERLNIPLTALKPPPYGALLKEQVKPQEPERLLDSLLISALIEARSHERLGLLAQFCPDPELASFYRGLMACEARHYGIYWLLANHYFDKDRVRVRLDELAVVESQILAHLHHEPRIHS is encoded by the coding sequence ATGAGTCTAAACAAATGTACTAATATCTTTTTAATGTTGTTGCCAACAACTACCAAGATCAATATTATCAAAGAACCTACTAGTTCTGCTTGGCTCACTCAAGCCCTAGCAAATCTAGAAACGATTTTGCTGGATCATTCTCACTGTGAACGTAAAGCTGCGGGGGTAGCTCTCAATTTTCTTTTTCGCTATCCTTCCTATCAGGATCTGGTGAGACAATTAACTGCGATCGCCCGTGAGGAATTAGAACATTTTGAACTCGTTAACCAATGGTTAGAGCGTCTCAACATTCCTCTAACTGCTTTGAAACCGCCTCCCTATGGTGCTTTGCTCAAGGAACAGGTTAAACCTCAAGAACCTGAGCGATTGTTAGATTCTTTGCTAATTTCGGCGTTGATTGAGGCTCGTTCTCACGAAAGATTAGGCTTGTTAGCCCAATTTTGTCCCGATCCTGAGTTGGCTAGCTTTTATCGGGGTTTAATGGCCTGTGAAGCCCGTCACTATGGTATTTATTGGCTCTTAGCTAATCACTATTTCGATAAGGATAGAGTGAGAGTACGTCTTGATGAATTGGCAGTAGTTGAGAGTCAAATTTTAGCTCATCTGCATCATGAACCTAGAATTCATAGTTAA
- a CDS encoding PriCT-2 domain-containing protein → MFAIDPDLEYCDWIRVLRACQEWGREDLAEMWSKGGIKYDAKGFDRT, encoded by the coding sequence CTGTTTGCGATCGATCCAGACTTGGAATACTGCGACTGGATACGCGTGCTACGAGCTTGTCAGGAATGGGGTCGAGAAGACCTCGCCGAAATGTGGTCCAAAGGTGGCATCAAGTACGATGCGAAAGGGTTTGATCGCACATAA
- a CDS encoding WGxxGxxG family protein encodes MKSLNISKILHIGLVATAISILPIILPVSAQTSTTPDTNDTTTTTDRTYDDSFDWGWLGLLGLIGLAGLKRKPEHHIERRDVKSGY; translated from the coding sequence ATGAAATCTTTAAATATATCCAAAATCTTACACATCGGTTTAGTTGCAACTGCTATTTCTATCTTGCCGATCATTTTACCTGTTTCTGCTCAAACTTCGACGACTCCTGATACTAATGATACTACGACTACAACAGATAGAACTTATGATGATAGCTTTGACTGGGGTTGGTTAGGTTTATTAGGTTTAATTGGTCTAGCTGGACTAAAACGCAAACCCGAACACCATATTGAGCGTCGGGATGTTAAGTCGGGATATTAA
- a CDS encoding type II toxin-antitoxin system Phd/YefM family antitoxin, with amino-acid sequence MTITNIHEAKSTLSKLIEAAMAGEEVIISKAGKPVAKIVVYNLTNMVKYLVLPSLLFLLYSLFIVSKNLFYVSKLLFKNLINLLKSYFINSPKDSAINNFYNLISKEFKILDDNKNLDEMTTDDIYNFRIKKIENSLEKNTMFFDYFTKELPGYTLLVITIEHGQQVGKPLGYHNDPLIGRQRALARSWSREHPNYVKI; translated from the coding sequence ATGACGATCACTAATATACATGAAGCCAAATCTACCCTTTCAAAACTCATCGAAGCGGCAATGGCGGGAGAAGAGGTAATTATCAGTAAAGCAGGAAAGCCTGTCGCAAAAATCGTAGTCTACAATCTGACAAATATGGTCAAATATTTAGTTCTTCCTTCTTTACTTTTTTTACTTTATTCTTTATTTATTGTTAGTAAAAATCTATTTTATGTTTCTAAATTATTATTTAAAAATTTGATTAATTTACTTAAAAGTTATTTTATTAATAGTCCTAAAGATAGTGCTATTAATAATTTTTATAACCTTATTAGTAAAGAATTTAAAATTTTAGATGATAATAAAAATTTAGATGAAATGACCACAGATGATATATATAATTTTAGAATTAAAAAAATAGAAAATAGTTTGGAGAAAAATACTATGTTTTTTGATTATTTTACTAAAGAATTACCTGGCTATACTTTGCTAGTAATTACGATTGAGCACGGTCAGCAGGTCGGCAAACCACTAGGCTACCACAACGATCCTTTGATAGGAAGGCAAAGAGCGCTCGCCAGAAGTTGGAGCAGGGAGCATCCCAATTATGTAAAAATATGA
- a CDS encoding DUF697 domain-containing protein: MGVKLRKPILVAGIGLSVSLWLWESLGNSALEMGQWGLSAAIALVGGGLWLLQSKNKSKQKASQMRISLTPESVNKAIATTQEMLNTLALEEPEPDIAHLQQQTSQLPELLQRQNLTITLTGGQKVGKTSLKQLLEKNQNLSGVTWRENSAFSTEIETELTTTDLILFLTSGDLTESEWQKIQQWHNLNHSIIIVFNKQDQYLPEESVLIREQLKQRVKTLILEDNVIAIAAAPKDQKVRQHQTDGTIQEWTEPSKPTLEPLTDHLAQIITNHTPELVLATTWRQTIQLQQDIKNLTNQIRLKRALPIIEQYQWLAAATALANPVAAVDVLITIAINAQMLVDLAKIYQQQFSLSQAQTAATTIGELMLKLGLVEVSTQTIGSMLKTNAITYLAGGSVQGVSAAYLTRVAGLTLVEYFQEQETTSQSWNLEKLGAKLQQVFTQNQRISVIEQLVKPIFGKNMALL; the protein is encoded by the coding sequence ATGGGGGTAAAACTACGTAAACCAATTTTAGTAGCCGGAATTGGTTTGTCGGTATCGCTTTGGCTTTGGGAAAGTTTGGGGAACTCCGCCTTGGAAATGGGACAGTGGGGTTTGAGCGCTGCGATCGCTTTAGTAGGAGGAGGTCTCTGGTTACTACAAAGTAAAAACAAAAGTAAACAGAAAGCCTCACAGATGAGAATATCTCTAACTCCAGAAAGCGTCAACAAAGCGATCGCTACAACCCAAGAGATGCTCAATACTCTAGCACTTGAAGAGCCGGAACCAGATATCGCTCACTTACAACAACAGACTAGTCAATTACCAGAACTATTACAGCGTCAAAACCTAACTATTACCCTGACCGGGGGTCAAAAAGTAGGTAAAACTAGTCTGAAACAACTATTAGAAAAAAATCAAAATCTCTCTGGTGTAACCTGGAGAGAAAACTCAGCCTTTTCTACAGAAATAGAGACAGAATTAACCACAACTGATTTAATCTTGTTTCTCACCAGTGGCGATTTAACCGAATCAGAATGGCAAAAGATTCAGCAGTGGCACAATTTAAACCATAGTATTATCATCGTTTTTAACAAACAAGATCAGTATCTACCCGAAGAGAGCGTTTTAATTAGGGAACAGCTTAAACAAAGAGTAAAAACCCTAATTTTAGAAGACAACGTTATAGCGATCGCCGCCGCTCCCAAAGACCAAAAAGTCAGACAACATCAAACCGACGGAACCATTCAGGAATGGACTGAACCATCTAAACCCACTCTCGAACCCCTAACCGATCATCTCGCGCAAATTATTACTAACCATACCCCAGAATTAGTCCTAGCTACTACCTGGAGACAAACCATACAGCTACAGCAAGACATTAAAAATCTGACTAATCAAATACGTTTGAAACGAGCTTTACCCATTATCGAACAATATCAATGGCTCGCTGCCGCTACAGCCTTAGCCAACCCAGTAGCCGCCGTTGACGTCTTGATCACCATAGCTATCAACGCTCAAATGCTCGTAGATTTGGCCAAAATTTACCAACAGCAATTCTCTCTATCTCAAGCCCAAACAGCAGCTACCACCATCGGCGAACTCATGCTCAAACTAGGACTAGTAGAAGTCTCTACCCAAACAATAGGAAGTATGCTAAAAACCAACGCGATTACCTATCTAGCCGGGGGAAGCGTACAAGGAGTAAGCGCCGCCTATTTGACCAGAGTAGCCGGTTTAACTCTAGTTGAATACTTCCAAGAACAAGAAACAACTTCACAGAGTTGGAATTTAGAGAAACTAGGAGCAAAACTCCAACAAGTTTTTACTCAAAACCAAAGAATCAGCGTAATCGAACAGTTGGTAAAACCTATATTTGGTAAAAATATGGCTCTTCTTTGA
- a CDS encoding FHA domain-containing protein, giving the protein MIICPNCNHTNPEGASNCEYCFTTLPMTIECPQCSHPVQDDAAFCGNCGYNLQIKTSNTMPSESNSIPKPESTTLPPVIPQEVTIATGPVLLHVQTNQEIKILADLRVLHIGRPNDQIPPDLDVSPLPDSDIVSRIHADIRQEDDGYYYLEDMGSANGTYVNGQRLLQGDRHRLQTGDRFCLGKEDKVSFIFSLP; this is encoded by the coding sequence ATGATTATTTGTCCCAACTGTAATCATACTAATCCAGAAGGTGCTAGTAACTGCGAATATTGTTTTACTACCTTGCCTATGACGATTGAATGCCCTCAATGTAGTCACCCAGTCCAAGATGACGCCGCCTTTTGCGGTAATTGTGGTTATAACCTGCAAATCAAAACCTCTAATACTATGCCGAGCGAGTCAAATTCTATCCCAAAACCTGAATCAACTACACTCCCACCCGTCATACCTCAGGAAGTAACAATAGCAACAGGTCCAGTTTTACTCCACGTCCAAACCAATCAAGAAATAAAAATACTAGCAGACCTCAGGGTATTACACATAGGGAGACCCAATGATCAGATTCCTCCTGATTTGGACGTCTCCCCCTTACCAGATTCGGATATCGTCTCGAGAATTCATGCGGATATTCGCCAAGAAGATGACGGCTATTACTATCTGGAAGATATGGGGAGTGCTAACGGAACCTACGTCAATGGTCAACGTTTACTCCAGGGCGATCGCCATCGTCTCCAAACGGGTGATCGCTTCTGTTTGGGTAAAGAAGATAAAGTAAGTTTTATCTTTTCTCTCCCTTAG
- the pgl gene encoding 6-phosphogluconolactonase, with product MQKYLEVLVDNKALIDKALTLVTAKINEAVATKERCTIALAGGNTPKPLYQALAQAKLPWEKIHVFWGDERYVRETDPLSNQKMAREVWLTPVNFPPDNIHPMPTSSGDPAKDAYNYQRDLLDHFQLSPGDLPVFDLILLGMGDDAHTASLFPQTEALTVNDRLITVGSKDGEPRLTFTVPLINAAACVIFLVTGANKQQALKQVFAPEADGMLYPTRLIQPQGELWWLLDQEAGANINSET from the coding sequence ATGCAAAAATACTTAGAAGTATTAGTAGACAATAAAGCGTTAATAGACAAAGCCTTGACCTTAGTAACGGCTAAAATCAATGAAGCAGTAGCTACAAAAGAGCGATGCACCATTGCTTTAGCAGGAGGAAACACACCTAAGCCCCTGTATCAAGCCCTCGCCCAAGCAAAACTCCCCTGGGAAAAAATACACGTCTTCTGGGGAGACGAACGCTACGTCAGGGAGACAGATCCCCTGAGCAACCAGAAAATGGCTCGAGAGGTATGGTTAACACCAGTAAACTTCCCCCCAGACAATATTCACCCGATGCCAACTAGTTCAGGTGATCCAGCAAAAGATGCCTACAATTATCAAAGGGATTTACTCGATCATTTCCAACTATCCCCAGGAGATCTACCCGTTTTCGATCTGATTCTATTAGGAATGGGAGATGATGCACACACGGCTTCTTTATTTCCTCAAACCGAAGCGTTGACGGTGAACGATCGCCTAATTACAGTGGGCTCTAAAGATGGAGAACCACGACTAACTTTTACCGTTCCCCTAATTAATGCCGCAGCTTGCGTCATCTTTCTGGTGACAGGGGCTAATAAACAACAAGCCTTGAAACAGGTTTTCGCTCCTGAAGCAGATGGTATGCTCTATCCAACACGTCTGATTCAACCCCAAGGAGAGTTATGGTGGTTGTTAGATCAAGAAGCGGGAGCTAATATCAATTCGGAGACTTAA
- a CDS encoding HpsJ family protein: MNSLANTRYTSLCLKVVGIILIVSSLLDFITLSIPLKLSQTSWQLQFVNNVVDRGIVPLIGIVLFLIGWWITNTQLEEVPRKNHIDRRFPFLVFAVVLGMCYLAVIPIHLSNINDIRRTALVKINRQAEESEARIQSEYSQIQKFLSAPQSSTKVTEALRQTDQILNSSQELSEEQRLQLEQNRRRLEDYKKYVTQPGLLEEDLAGMQSRLDAAKLEKITEANLESIKQGVRIGLNSLLLSIAYSVLGWFGLKNVIKAKTKSRASVQ, translated from the coding sequence ATGAATAGTCTAGCAAATACCCGATATACGTCTTTATGCCTTAAGGTAGTAGGAATAATTCTCATCGTATCTTCTTTACTTGATTTTATTACTCTATCTATTCCCCTCAAATTATCCCAAACCTCTTGGCAACTTCAGTTTGTTAATAATGTAGTTGATAGGGGTATTGTTCCACTGATTGGGATTGTTTTATTTTTAATAGGATGGTGGATTACTAACACTCAACTGGAGGAAGTCCCAAGAAAAAATCATATTGACAGAAGATTTCCCTTCTTGGTTTTTGCTGTTGTTTTAGGTATGTGCTATTTAGCTGTTATTCCTATACACTTAAGTAATATTAACGATATCAGAAGAACTGCTCTGGTAAAAATTAATCGACAAGCTGAGGAATCAGAAGCCCGAATTCAGAGCGAGTATAGTCAGATCCAAAAATTTCTCTCCGCTCCTCAGAGTTCCACAAAAGTCACAGAAGCTTTGCGCCAGACTGATCAAATTTTAAATAGTAGTCAAGAGTTATCTGAGGAACAAAGATTACAACTCGAACAAAATAGACGAAGATTAGAGGATTATAAGAAGTATGTAACTCAACCTGGTCTCCTTGAAGAGGATTTAGCTGGAATGCAAAGCCGATTAGATGCAGCTAAGTTAGAAAAAATAACCGAAGCTAATTTGGAATCGATCAAACAGGGCGTGCGCATCGGACTCAACAGTTTACTTTTATCTATAGCTTATAGCGTTTTGGGTTGGTTCGGTTTGAAAAATGTGATTAAAGCCAAAACTAAAAGTCGTGCTTCAGTGCAATAG
- the metK gene encoding methionine adenosyltransferase, giving the protein MSNRYLFSSESVTEGHPDKICDQISDTIVDALLSEDNHSRIAAEVVVNTGLVLITGEITSKAHVNFAELARKKIAEIGYTDAKNGFCANSCSILLAIDEQSPDISQGVTQAKEQRDKLSEDELDKIGAGDQGLMFGYACNETPELMPLPISLAHRISRQLAIARKTGELPYLRPDGKTQVTIIYEDGKPVGIDTILISTQHTETIGEITAGEAVQAKIKADLWEVVVGPVFADIELKPDDQTRFLVNPTGKFVIGGPQGDSGLTGRKIIVDTYGGYSRHGGGAFSGKDPTKVDRSASYACRYVAKNIVAAGLAEKCEVQVSYAIGVARPVSIMIETFGTSKIDSEKLLEVVQQNFDLRPAGIIQTFNLRDLPKQRNGRFYQDVAAYGHFGRNDLDLPWEKTDKAAALREAVFTSVSPVTV; this is encoded by the coding sequence TCAGAATCGGTCACAGAAGGGCACCCTGACAAGATTTGTGACCAAATTTCCGATACTATCGTTGATGCTTTGCTATCGGAAGATAATCATAGCCGTATAGCAGCAGAAGTTGTGGTTAATACTGGATTGGTGCTAATCACAGGAGAAATTACCTCTAAAGCTCACGTCAACTTCGCTGAACTAGCTAGAAAAAAAATTGCTGAAATCGGTTATACAGACGCTAAAAACGGCTTTTGTGCCAATAGTTGTTCAATTCTTTTAGCTATAGACGAACAGTCTCCCGACATTTCTCAAGGAGTCACTCAAGCTAAAGAACAGAGAGACAAACTCAGTGAAGACGAACTAGATAAAATTGGAGCAGGCGATCAGGGTTTAATGTTCGGTTATGCTTGTAATGAAACCCCAGAACTAATGCCCTTACCCATCAGTTTGGCTCATCGGATCTCGCGTCAACTAGCGATCGCCCGCAAAACCGGAGAGTTACCCTATTTACGTCCCGACGGCAAAACCCAAGTAACCATCATCTATGAAGACGGTAAACCCGTGGGGATAGATACCATTCTCATTTCCACTCAACACACGGAAACCATCGGAGAAATCACCGCAGGCGAAGCGGTACAAGCCAAAATCAAAGCCGATTTATGGGAAGTGGTGGTGGGGCCAGTATTTGCCGATATCGAACTCAAACCAGACGATCAAACTCGTTTTTTAGTGAATCCAACCGGTAAATTCGTGATTGGTGGACCTCAGGGCGATTCAGGACTGACTGGTCGCAAAATTATTGTAGATACCTATGGGGGCTACTCTCGTCACGGTGGAGGCGCTTTCTCTGGAAAAGACCCCACCAAAGTAGACCGCAGTGCTTCTTATGCTTGTCGTTATGTCGCTAAAAATATTGTAGCCGCGGGCTTGGCTGAAAAATGCGAAGTACAAGTAAGTTATGCGATTGGTGTAGCTCGTCCCGTAAGTATTATGATAGAAACTTTTGGTACAAGTAAAATAGATTCAGAAAAACTACTAGAGGTTGTACAACAAAACTTTGACCTGCGTCCCGCGGGAATCATTCAGACTTTTAACCTGCGCGATTTACCCAAACAGCGTAACGGACGTTTTTATCAAGACGTTGCAGCCTACGGACATTTTGGGCGTAACGATTTAGATCTCCCCTGGGAAAAAACAGACAAAGCCGCGGCACTAAGAGAAGCAGTTTTTACCTCTGTTTCTCCTGTGACGGTATAA